GCGGTTCGAGGATGTACAAACCCGGTTCGGCCTTCTCGTCGTCGGCGGAAGCGGCCAGCACCATGCCTTCCGACAGCCCGAACTTCATCTTGCGCGGCGCCAGATTCGCGACCATTACCGTGAACTTTCCGATCAGGTCCTGTGGCTGATAGGCCGACTTGATCCCGGAGAACACGTTGCGGGTTTTTTCCTCGCCAACATCCAGTGTCAGTTGCAGCAGCTTGTCCGACCCTTCGACCGCTGTGCAATTCACGATCTTCGCGATTCGCAGATCGACCTTGGCGAAGTCATCGATGGAAATCACGCCTTCCGCTTCTGGCTCTTTCACCTTCGCCGCTTTCTTTGACGCAGAAGCAGAAGTAGCCGCGGGCGCGGCAGCAACGGCTTGCCCCGGCGCGACCGATTCCCGGTTGGCCGCGATCAGCGCTTCAATCTGCTTCGGATCGACGCGCGTCATCAAGTGCTTGTACGCGTTGATCGGCTGCGAAGAACTGAGCGGTGTGGAAACATCCGACCAGACCAGCGGCGCGATGCCGAGGAACCCTTCCACCGATTCCGCCAGCACCGGCAGCACCGGCTTCAACGCCAGCGACAGCAAACGGAATGCTTCCAGGCTCACGCTGCACGTTTCATGCAGCGCGGCGGCGTTGGCTTCGTCTTTCGCCTGATCCCAGGGCTTCGCGGTATCGACAAACGCGTTGACGGTATCGGCGAGATCCATGGTTGTGCGCAACGCCCGCCCGTACTCACGCGCCTCGTAGAGCGCCGAGATCTGCGGCACCGCTGCGCGCAATTGCAGCAGCAGCGGATGATTCATCGCGCCGTCCAGCACGCGGCCCTCGAAACGCTTGATCAGGAATCCCGCCGCCCGGCTCGCGATATTCACGTATTTGCCGACCAGATCGCTGTTCACGCGCGCCTGGAAGTCATCGAGGCTCAGGTCGATGTCTTCCATTGTGTGGTTCAGCTTCGCGGCGAAGTAGTAGCGCAGCCACTCGGGATTAATCCCGGTATCGATCACGCTTTTCGCCGTGATAAATGTGCCGCGCGACTTGGACATCTTCGCGCCGTCGACGGTGAGAAAGCCGTGAGCGAACACGTTTGTCGGCGTGCGATGACCGGAAAACTCCAGCATCGCGGGCCAGAATAGCGTGTGGAAATACAGGATGTCCTTGCCGATAAAGTGATACTGCTCCGTCTTCGATCCCGGCCGGATCCACTCCTCGAAATCGAGGCCGCGCGCATCCGCCAGATTCTTGAAGCTGGCGTAGTAACCCACGGGCGCGTCCACCCAGACGTAGAAATACTTGCCCGGCGCACCCGGGATTTCGAAGCCGAAATACGGCGAGTCGCGCGAAATATCCCAGTCGGCGAGTTTGGCCTCGCCCTTGTCACCGAGCCATTCGCGCATCTTGTTCGTGGCTTCCGGCTGGGCGAGCCCGCTGACCCAGCCGCGCAGGAAATCTTCGCAACGCGGGTCGGAGAGACGGAAGAAATAGTGCGTCGAGGTTTTGCGCACCGGCGTTGCGCCCGAAACCACCGAATACGGGTTGATCAGATCGAGCGGCTGGTAGGTGGACCCGCAGACTTCGCAGTTGTCGCCGTACTGGTCTTTCGCGCCGCACTTCGGGCATTCGCCCTTGATGAAGCGGTCGGGCAGGAACATTTCCTTGACCGGATCGTAGGCTTGTTCAATGTCGCGCGCTTCAATTAGTCCGGCCGCCTTCAGCGAACCGTAGATGGATTCGCACAGCACGCGGTTTTCTTCGGCGTCGGTGGAGTAGTAATTGTCGAACGAGATGCCGAAGCTGTCGAAATCGCGTTTGTGCTCTTTCCCCACGCGTTCGATCAACTGCTTCGGCGTGATGCCTTCCTGCTCGGCGCGCAGCATGATTGGCGTGCCGTGGGTATCGTCAGCGCCGACGTAGTAGACCTCGTGACCGTGCATTCGCAGCGAGCGCACCCAGATATCGGTCTGGATGTATTCGACCATATGGCCAATATGAATCTGACCGTTCGCGTACGGAAGCGCGGACGTGACGAGAATTCGGCGAAGGCCGGGCGTGGCGGGCGCCACTGCGGAAACGGATGTAGACGAGGTGGGTGCTGATGAGGGTGCTGACATAAGGCGCTGGCCTGCGGTTGAAGAATTCAGTGATTGCGTGAAAAAGCGAATCACGATTCTAACAGCCAAGGGTCTTTCGTTCGCACTCGGGCGGTAATGGAGCGCGGGGAGGGGCGGCCGGGGTTGGCCGGAGGACACCTCCCAAAATCCAGACGAAAAAAAACCGGGGCGATTAACGGATTAACGGCCCCGGAGCAACAACGACAAGAGGAGAATGGCACGTGGCGGCAAAGCCAGCCACCTACCGTTAATACAGACACGGACTGCCAAGGCAAAGTTTCAAATATTTTTCGTATCCGCTGTTCTTCTGCGAAACGAATCGAACCTCCGACCCTGCAACCGCATCAATCCCTCTTGTAAATCAACCGTCTTACTGAACCTGACCCGGCTGCGCGGTCGCGCGCAGGTAGATTTCCACGCGACGGTTCTGCGCACGGCCAGCTTCAGTGCTGTTGTCAGCAATAGGCTGGGTCTGGCCCATGCCCTGTGCCGACAGACGTTGACCTGCCACGCCGCGGCTTGCCAGATACGAAGCCACGCTTTGTGCACGATTCTGCGACAGCGTCTGGTTGTACGCCGGCTGGCCCGTGCTGTCCGTATGACCCACCACTTGCGCGATCAGCTCAGGATGCTGCGTGAGCGTTTGCGTGACCTGGTCGAGCACCGGTGCGAAACCGGGCTTGATCGCGTAGCTGTTGGTGTCGAACGAGATCGAGTTCGGAATGTTGACCTTCAGCGATCCGTCCGGCTGTTCCGTCACCTGCGTGCCCGTGCCCTTCGTTGCGCCCGTCAGCTTGCCCTTGATGGCTTGCCAGTTGTAGCCGGTAATGCCGCCGGCCGCTGCGCCGACGCCTGCGCCGATAGCCGCACCCTTACCGCCGCCGAAGATTGCGCCAAGCGCCGCGCCCGACGCCGCGCCAATGCCCGTGCCAACGGCGGCGTTATTGCCTTGCTGGGTTGCGCAGCCGGCGACAAGCGTGCCCGCTACAGCGATTACGCACAAGCGGGTCATCATTTTCGAGTTCATTGTTCATTCTCCAGGATACCAATTCAGACAAAGCCAGTACCGACGGTCCGAAAGGAGCCCAGTAGGGTCTTCCGGTGAGTCGTTGCGGCTGCCACTACAATACGGCCAAGGATTCAAGCGATTATAACGATGCGTCCCCGAATCATGGCAGCGTGGGATAGTGCATCGCACACTGCGGCGACGCAATGTCATGCAACAATTCCTTTCAATTTCATACTTTGCGTGCGGACCATTCGATCCGCAATCGCAAAAAGCGTTCCCCTGGAGTTTCGATGAGTCTTGATCGCGCCCAGATCGACACCGCGCTCAGCGGTTTGATCGATCCCAACACCAGCCGCACTTTCGCGGACACGAAAAGCATCCGTAGCGTGGCCGTGGACGGGGCAAACGTCAGCGTGAACATCGTGCTCGGTTATCCGGCGAAAAGCCAGTTCGACGCCATCCGCACGCTTGTGGCGAACGCCGTCGCTGGCGTGCCAGGCGTGGCTGGCGTACAGGTCACGGTGGCCTCGCAGGTGGTCGCGCACGCGGTCCAGCGCGGTGTAAAGCTGCTGCCGAACGTGAAGAACATCATTGCGGTCGCGTCGGGCAAGGGCGGGGTCGGCAAGAGCACGACCGCCGTGAACCTGGCGCTTGCGCTGGCGGCCGAAGGCGCGTCGGTCGGCATGCTGGACGCGGATATCTACGGGCCGTCGCTGCCCATGATGCTTGGCATTACCGGCCGGCCGGAATCGCCCGACAACACCTCGATGAACCCCATGGTGGGCCACGGTATCCAGGCCAACTCGATCGGTTTCCTGATCGAACAGGATAATCCCATGGTATGGCGTGGCCCGATGGTCACGTCCGCCCTCGAACAATTGCTGCGCCAGACCAATTGGAAGGACCTCGATTACCTGGTCGTCGACATGCCGCCCGGCACCGGCGACATCCAGCTCACGCTCTCGCAGAAAGTGCCCGTCACGGGCGCGGTGATCGTCACCACGCCGCAGGACATCGCGTTGCTGGACGCCAAGAAGGGTCTGAAGATGTTCGAGAAAGTGGGCATCCCGATCCTGGGCATCGTGGAGAACATGAGCACGCATATCTGCTCGAATTGCGGCCACGAAGAACATATTTTTGGCGCGGGCGGGGGCGAGCGGATGTCGAAGGAATATGGCGTGCCGGTGCTCGGCCACTTGCCGCTCGATATCGCGATCCGCGAGAAAACCGATGCGGGCCAGCCGACGGTGATCTCGGAACCGGACAGCAAGATTGCCGAGGCTTATCGGTCCATCGCGCGCAAGGTGGCTATTTCGATTGCCGAACGCCAGCGTGACATGACGTCGATGTTCCCCACCATCGTAGTGCAAAACACTTAGGCGGCACGAAGACGCGGGCGATTTTGGCGGCGCGTGTCGCGGTATCATGTCGCCTTGATTGGCGCGGCCAGGTGAACACACGGGGTGGTCGCGGGTCGCCATGAGGATCGCATGAAACAAAGATTCGACGGGCTTGAATCGCGCAGACTGCCTGCCGCGAGACACCCGGTCCCGAGCCTGATACTGAGTTTGAGCACGACTGTCAGCGTGTTGGCCAGTGTCATGCTGCTCGGCGGCTGCGGCCTCCTGTTCCAGAACCACGAAAAACGTGCCGACGCCACGTTGCAGCCTACCGGCGGCAATACGGTGACTGGCACGGTTACGTTCATCGAACGCGCAGACGGTGTCCAGGTGTCTTACAACCTGTCGGGAATGCCGCCCAATAGCGAGCACGCACTGCAGATTCACGAACGCGGCGATTGCATCATCGCAACCTCGTCCGACGGCGGCCCGGTTTTCGCGCCGGCGTCCGAGCGCAGCGACTCCGGCACCAAGGTTGAAGGCGACCTGGCCAGCATTCGCGCCGACGCGAACGGTACGGCGACGGGCTTCATTGTCGCGCCGGATGTGTCGCTTGACGGCGTGCGCTCGGTGTTGTCGCGCGCCATCGTGCTTCATCGCGACGCCGCCGACACCTACGCCATCGTGCCGCATGGCGCCGGTCCCGCTCTCGCGTGCGGTGTGATCCGGCAGTGATCCTTCATCTTTCAATGAAATCAGGCTGTTGGGACGCGTGACCCAGCCGCTTGGCATAGCCGCGTCGCGCAGCCGGCGCATCAAGTAAAATACGGGCTTCTCGTCTGGTCTGGCTGGCTTCGGCGTGCTTCTGCATTCATCCCGAGTCTCCGGCCACGCCCTGTTTCAAGCCCGGCGGCCCCTTTCAAGCCGCCTCTTTCGTTGGGTAGCGTTCCCTTATGAGCATCAAGTCCGACAAGTGGATCCGGCGCATGGCCGAAGAGCACAACATGATCGAGCCGTTCGTGCGCGATCAGGTGCGGGTGTCCGAAGACGGCCGCAAGATCGTGAGCTATGGCACATCCAGTTACGGTTATGACATTCGTGTGGCAGACGAATTCAAGATCTTCACGAACATCAATTCCACGATTGTCGACCCGAAGAATTTCGACGAAAAATCGTTCGTCGACTTCAAGGGCGACGTCTGCATCATCCCGCCGAACTCGTTCGCACTTGCGCGAACGGTCGAATATTTCCGGATTCCGCGCTCGTGCCTGACCGTTTGTCTCGGCAAATCCACGTACGCCCGCTGCGGGATCATTGTGAACGTGACGCCGTTCGAGCCGGAATGGGAAGGGTATGTGACGCTCGAATTCTCGAATACGACACCATTGCCTGCCAAAATCTACGCGAACGAAGGCGTGGCGCAGGTTCTCTTCTTTGAAAGCGATGAGATCTGCGAGACCTCATACGCCGATCGTGGGGGCAAGTATCAAGGGCAAATCGGCGTAACACTGCCGAAAACCTGACGTTTCTTGCTTGTTAGAAACGTCATTGCAACGCTTTTTGAAAGACCGCTGGACTCGAGCACGCACAACTCGGTCAGCGGTCGTTCCATTTGGAGATTCGCCGCATGAAGTTCCGTTTTCCCGTCGTCATCATCGACGAAGATTTTCGCTCCGAGAACATCTCGGGTTCCGGCATTCGCGCTCTTGCAGAAGCGATCGAGCGCGAAGGCGTCGAGGTGCTTGGGCTGACGAGTTACGGCGACCTGACGTCGTTTGCGCAGCAATCAAGCCGCGCATCGTGCTTCATCTTATCGATTGACGACGACGAATTGCTGCCGTACGCCGACAGCAACGTGGTCTTGGCGGAGGGCGATACGCCGGAGCTGGCGTCCGCGATTGTCGCGTTGCGCGCGTTCGTGCAGGCAGTTCGACGACGCAACGCAGATATCCCGATTTTCCTGTACGGCGAAACGCGCACGTCGCGGCACTTGCCCAACGACATCCTGCGCGAGCTGCACGGGTTCATTCACATGTTCGAGGACACGCCTGAGTTCGTCGCGCGCCACATCATTCGCGAGGCGAAGGTCTACCTCGACGCGCTGGCGCCGCCGTTCTTCAAGGAACTCGTGCAGTACGCGGAAGAGGGTTCGTACTCGTGGCATTGCCCGGGGCACTCAGGGGGCGTTGCATTCCTGAAAAATCCGCTCGGGCAGATGTTTCATCAGTTTTTCGGCGAGAACATGCTGCGGGCGGACGTCTGCAATGCCGTCGATGAACTCGGCCAGTTGCTCGACCACACCGGACCGATCGCGGCGTCCGAGCGCAATGCGGCGCGCATTTTCAGCGCGGACCATTTGTTCTTCGTGACCAACGGCACGTCGACGTCGAACAAGATTGTCTGGCACGCGACCGTTGCGCCTGGCGATATCGTCCTGGTCGACCGTAATTGCCACAAGTCGATCCTGCACGCCATCACCATGACCGGCGCGATTCCGGTGTTCCTGACGCCGACGCGCAATCACTTTGGCCTGATCGGACCGATTCCGCGCGACGAATTCAAGCCGGAAAACATCCGCAAGAAGATTGAAGCGAACCCGTTCGCGCGCGAGGCGCTGGCGAAGAATCCGAAGGTGAAGCCGCGTATTCTGACGATCACGCAAAGCACGTATGACGGGATCGTCTACAACGTCGAGATGATCAAGGATCTGCTCGGCGACATGCTCGACACGCTCCACTTCGACGAAGCCTGGTTGCCGCACGCCGAGTTCCACGACTTTTATCAGGACATGCACGCCATTGGCGCGGGCCGTCCGCGCACCGGCGCGCTGGTGTTCGCCACGCACTCCACGCACAAGCTGCTGGCCGGGATTTCGCAGGCGTCGCAGATCGTGGTTCAGGACTCCGAGAACAGCACGTTCGACAAGCATCGCTTCAACGAGGCGTATCTGATGCATACGTCGACCAGCCCGCAATACGCGATCATCGCGTCCTGCGACGTGGCTGCGGCCATGATGGAGCCGCCCGGCGGCACGGCGCTGGTGGAGGAGTCGATTGCGGAAGCGCTCGATTTCCGCCGCGCCATGCGCAAGGTCGACGACGAATACGGCGACGAATGGTTCTTCAAGGTGTGGGGACCGGAAGCGCTCGCCGAAGAGGGCATTGGCGATCGTGAGGAATGGGTGTTGAAGCCAAACGATCGCTGGCACGGTTTCGGGCCGCTTGCCGAAGGCTTCAACATGCTCGATCCGATCAAGGCGACCATCATCACGCCCGGACTCAACGTGGACGGTGAGTTTGGCGAGACCGGAATTCCGGCCGCGATCGTGACGAAATATCTGGCGGAGCACGGGATTATCGTGGAGAAGACCGGGCTGTATTCGTTCTTCATCATGTTCACGATCGGCATTACCAAAGGCCGCTGGAATTCGATGGTCACCGAGTTGCAGCAGTTCAAGGACGACTACGATAACAACCAGCCGTTGTGGCGTGTTTTGCCGGACTTTATTGCGCAGCATCCTTCGTATGAGCGCATGGGATTGCGG
This window of the Caballeronia sp. SBC1 genome carries:
- the metG gene encoding methionine--tRNA ligase, translated to MSAPSSAPTSSTSVSAVAPATPGLRRILVTSALPYANGQIHIGHMVEYIQTDIWVRSLRMHGHEVYYVGADDTHGTPIMLRAEQEGITPKQLIERVGKEHKRDFDSFGISFDNYYSTDAEENRVLCESIYGSLKAAGLIEARDIEQAYDPVKEMFLPDRFIKGECPKCGAKDQYGDNCEVCGSTYQPLDLINPYSVVSGATPVRKTSTHYFFRLSDPRCEDFLRGWVSGLAQPEATNKMREWLGDKGEAKLADWDISRDSPYFGFEIPGAPGKYFYVWVDAPVGYYASFKNLADARGLDFEEWIRPGSKTEQYHFIGKDILYFHTLFWPAMLEFSGHRTPTNVFAHGFLTVDGAKMSKSRGTFITAKSVIDTGINPEWLRYYFAAKLNHTMEDIDLSLDDFQARVNSDLVGKYVNIASRAAGFLIKRFEGRVLDGAMNHPLLLQLRAAVPQISALYEAREYGRALRTTMDLADTVNAFVDTAKPWDQAKDEANAAALHETCSVSLEAFRLLSLALKPVLPVLAESVEGFLGIAPLVWSDVSTPLSSSQPINAYKHLMTRVDPKQIEALIAANRESVAPGQAVAAAPAATSASASKKAAKVKEPEAEGVISIDDFAKVDLRIAKIVNCTAVEGSDKLLQLTLDVGEEKTRNVFSGIKSAYQPQDLIGKFTVMVANLAPRKMKFGLSEGMVLAASADDEKAEPGLYILEPHGGAKPGMRVK
- a CDS encoding OmpA family protein is translated as MNSKMMTRLCVIAVAGTLVAGCATQQGNNAAVGTGIGAASGAALGAIFGGGKGAAIGAGVGAAAGGITGYNWQAIKGKLTGATKGTGTQVTEQPDGSLKVNIPNSISFDTNSYAIKPGFAPVLDQVTQTLTQHPELIAQVVGHTDSTGQPAYNQTLSQNRAQSVASYLASRGVAGQRLSAQGMGQTQPIADNSTEAGRAQNRRVEIYLRATAQPGQVQ
- the apbC gene encoding iron-sulfur cluster carrier protein ApbC produces the protein MSLDRAQIDTALSGLIDPNTSRTFADTKSIRSVAVDGANVSVNIVLGYPAKSQFDAIRTLVANAVAGVPGVAGVQVTVASQVVAHAVQRGVKLLPNVKNIIAVASGKGGVGKSTTAVNLALALAAEGASVGMLDADIYGPSLPMMLGITGRPESPDNTSMNPMVGHGIQANSIGFLIEQDNPMVWRGPMVTSALEQLLRQTNWKDLDYLVVDMPPGTGDIQLTLSQKVPVTGAVIVTTPQDIALLDAKKGLKMFEKVGIPILGIVENMSTHICSNCGHEEHIFGAGGGERMSKEYGVPVLGHLPLDIAIREKTDAGQPTVISEPDSKIAEAYRSIARKVAISIAERQRDMTSMFPTIVVQNT
- a CDS encoding superoxide dismutase family protein gives rise to the protein MLLGGCGLLFQNHEKRADATLQPTGGNTVTGTVTFIERADGVQVSYNLSGMPPNSEHALQIHERGDCIIATSSDGGPVFAPASERSDSGTKVEGDLASIRADANGTATGFIVAPDVSLDGVRSVLSRAIVLHRDAADTYAIVPHGAGPALACGVIRQ
- the dcd gene encoding dCTP deaminase, producing MSIKSDKWIRRMAEEHNMIEPFVRDQVRVSEDGRKIVSYGTSSYGYDIRVADEFKIFTNINSTIVDPKNFDEKSFVDFKGDVCIIPPNSFALARTVEYFRIPRSCLTVCLGKSTYARCGIIVNVTPFEPEWEGYVTLEFSNTTPLPAKIYANEGVAQVLFFESDEICETSYADRGGKYQGQIGVTLPKT
- a CDS encoding arginine/lysine/ornithine decarboxylase, with the translated sequence MKFRFPVVIIDEDFRSENISGSGIRALAEAIEREGVEVLGLTSYGDLTSFAQQSSRASCFILSIDDDELLPYADSNVVLAEGDTPELASAIVALRAFVQAVRRRNADIPIFLYGETRTSRHLPNDILRELHGFIHMFEDTPEFVARHIIREAKVYLDALAPPFFKELVQYAEEGSYSWHCPGHSGGVAFLKNPLGQMFHQFFGENMLRADVCNAVDELGQLLDHTGPIAASERNAARIFSADHLFFVTNGTSTSNKIVWHATVAPGDIVLVDRNCHKSILHAITMTGAIPVFLTPTRNHFGLIGPIPRDEFKPENIRKKIEANPFAREALAKNPKVKPRILTITQSTYDGIVYNVEMIKDLLGDMLDTLHFDEAWLPHAEFHDFYQDMHAIGAGRPRTGALVFATHSTHKLLAGISQASQIVVQDSENSTFDKHRFNEAYLMHTSTSPQYAIIASCDVAAAMMEPPGGTALVEESIAEALDFRRAMRKVDDEYGDEWFFKVWGPEALAEEGIGDREEWVLKPNDRWHGFGPLAEGFNMLDPIKATIITPGLNVDGEFGETGIPAAIVTKYLAEHGIIVEKTGLYSFFIMFTIGITKGRWNSMVTELQQFKDDYDNNQPLWRVLPDFIAQHPSYERMGLRDLCAQIHSVYRANNIARLTTEMYLSSMEPAMKPSEAYAKLVHREIDRVPIDELEGRVTSILLTPYPPGIPLLIPGERFNKTIVDYLRFAREFNERFPGFHTDIHGLVGEMINGRIEYFVDCVALER